A stretch of the Planktothricoides raciborskii GIHE-MW2 genome encodes the following:
- a CDS encoding RluA family pseudouridine synthase — protein sequence MWFIHLKTAVRIADTERRQLKTLTNSELEIYLEVPHDATSDRLDIWVSEQLPDISRNRVQKIIQDGGVRVNGEVCQLKKSQLKPGDRLAITIPPAQPLELASEEIPLDILYEDDHLLIINKPAGMVVHPAPGHHGGTLVNALLAHCPDSLAGIGGVQRPGIVHRLDKETTGAIAIAKTDQAHIHLQGQIQAKTARREYLGVVYGTPREASGTINLPIGRHPIDRKKQAIVPVEKGGRVAITHWQIQERLGNYTLIHFQLETGRTHQIRVHSAHIGHPIVGDTIYGKGRSVGVNLPGQALHAWRLTLQHPITGEAIEVCAPLPKPFQTLLQVLRNRQP from the coding sequence ATGTGGTTTATTCATCTAAAAACCGCTGTAAGAATAGCTGATACTGAAAGGAGACAGTTAAAAACCTTGACCAATTCTGAGTTAGAAATTTATCTAGAAGTGCCCCATGATGCTACCAGCGATCGCCTGGATATTTGGGTATCGGAACAACTACCGGATATCTCCCGGAACCGCGTACAAAAAATTATTCAAGACGGTGGTGTGCGGGTGAATGGAGAGGTCTGTCAGTTAAAAAAAAGCCAACTTAAACCGGGCGATCGCCTAGCCATTACCATTCCCCCAGCGCAACCCTTAGAATTAGCGTCCGAGGAAATTCCCCTGGACATTCTTTATGAAGACGATCACTTATTAATTATTAATAAACCAGCAGGCATGGTGGTGCATCCAGCCCCCGGTCATCACGGAGGCACCCTAGTCAATGCCTTACTTGCCCATTGTCCCGATTCTTTAGCCGGAATTGGGGGAGTCCAACGTCCGGGGATTGTGCATCGTTTGGACAAAGAAACTACTGGCGCGATCGCGATCGCCAAAACCGACCAGGCCCATATTCACCTGCAAGGACAAATTCAAGCCAAAACTGCCCGTCGGGAATACTTGGGCGTCGTCTACGGCACCCCCCGCGAAGCAAGTGGCACCATTAATTTACCCATTGGTCGTCATCCCATCGATCGCAAAAAACAGGCGATCGTCCCCGTCGAAAAAGGTGGTCGAGTCGCCATCACCCACTGGCAAATCCAAGAACGTCTGGGCAACTACACCCTCATCCATTTTCAACTGGAAACCGGACGCACCCATCAAATCCGGGTGCATAGCGCCCATATTGGGCATCCCATTGTTGGCGATACCATCTATGGCAAAGGGCGATCGGTTGGCGTCAACCTCCCCGGTCAAGCTTTACACGCATGGCGACTCACCTTGCAACATCCCATTACCGGAGAAGCGATCGAAGTCTGTGCCCCCTTGCCAAAACCCTTCCAAACCCTGCTGCAAGTCCTCCGCAACAGACAACCATAA
- a CDS encoding ATP-binding protein, protein MIRQNPPNQPPSSQASDAAKSKGKVLIVDDIPSCLRLLSQMLQDRGYEVINALSGKIALNQVKLAMPDVILLDIIMPEISGYEVCQRLKSNPKTADIPIIFLTASTDLPEKIQAFKVGGDDYVTKPFYIQEVLLRIEHQLTLKQQQKQLNYLNQQLRQSNEELAEFSLFLYHELQSPLQTIIGFMGLVSAQSECFDNTTKKYLNYIAQASEQMHDFISYLLTYSRIENIKPELEMVDCQAAIAQVLHNLQGAITETGAVICIGSNPGSSQSQSTILPKVMGNAVQLEQVFQNLIENAIKFARPNIPPQIQITCQPDSNGELIFSIHDNGIGIDPANFDRIFQVFQRIETVKNYPGTGLGLSICKKIIERHGGKIWVESELGCGSTFYFTLPASSNSS, encoded by the coding sequence ATGATCCGCCAAAATCCGCCGAACCAACCGCCGTCCAGCCAAGCATCAGATGCGGCGAAATCCAAAGGAAAAGTTTTGATTGTTGACGATATCCCCAGCTGCTTACGCCTCTTGTCCCAAATGTTGCAAGATCGTGGCTATGAAGTGATCAATGCCCTAAGTGGGAAAATTGCTTTAAATCAAGTAAAATTAGCCATGCCCGATGTAATTTTGCTGGATATTATTATGCCAGAAATATCCGGATATGAAGTCTGTCAGCGACTCAAATCTAATCCCAAGACAGCCGATATTCCCATTATTTTCTTGACGGCGTCTACGGATTTACCAGAAAAAATTCAGGCATTTAAAGTCGGAGGCGATGATTATGTCACTAAGCCTTTTTACATTCAAGAGGTGCTTTTACGGATTGAACATCAACTCACCCTGAAGCAGCAGCAAAAACAACTAAATTATCTGAATCAACAATTGCGCCAATCTAATGAAGAATTAGCCGAATTTTCATTATTTTTATATCACGAATTGCAATCGCCTTTACAAACCATAATTGGTTTTATGGGATTAGTTTCAGCCCAATCTGAATGCTTTGATAATACAACTAAAAAATATCTCAACTATATTGCCCAAGCCAGCGAGCAGATGCATGATTTTATTTCATATTTGCTGACTTATTCCAGAATTGAAAATATTAAACCAGAATTAGAAATGGTTGACTGTCAAGCGGCGATCGCCCAAGTTTTACATAATTTACAGGGGGCGATCACCGAAACTGGTGCAGTAATTTGTATTGGTTCTAACCCAGGGTCAAGTCAAAGTCAGTCCACTATTTTGCCCAAGGTTATGGGCAATGCTGTGCAACTGGAACAAGTATTTCAAAACTTAATTGAAAATGCCATTAAATTTGCCCGCCCCAACATTCCGCCGCAAATCCAAATAACCTGCCAACCGGATTCCAATGGTGAATTAATATTTTCTATCCATGACAATGGTATTGGCATCGATCCAGCCAATTTTGACCGAATTTTTCAAGTATTTCAACGAATAGAAACGGTGAAAAATTATCCCGGTACAGGTCTGGGTCTTTCTATTTGTAAAAAAATTATCGAGCGGCATGGCGGGAAAATTTGGGTAGAATCAGAATTAGGCTGTGGCAGTACCTTTTATTTTACCCTCCCGGCTTCATCAAACTCCAGTTAA
- the proB gene encoding glutamate 5-kinase, translating to MHQTIVVKIGTSSLTTDSGHLAIATIASLVDTLSALRRQGHRVILVSSGAVGIGCARLGLRERPKTIVGKQAIAAVGQGRLMRVYDDLFTLQQQAIAQILLTRNDLVQRRRYLNASNTLKELLRLEVIPVVNENDTVAVEELKFGDNDTLSAMVASLVEADWLFLLTDVDQLYSADPRSNPNAQPISLVQSLDELKELQVETGGAGSNWGTGGMATKIQAARIATSAGVRTVIMSSAVPGNISKVLAGESIGTQFAPQLHTNNARKRWIAYGLIPNGKLYLDSGAIKAICDRGKSLLAAGITQIEGDFQASDAVVLCEAEGKEVARGLVNYSSVELQKIRGCKSEAIPEILGYVGAETIIHRDNLVLI from the coding sequence TTGCATCAAACGATTGTAGTGAAAATTGGCACCTCTAGTCTGACTACGGATAGCGGTCACCTGGCGATCGCTACCATTGCCAGTTTGGTCGATACTTTAAGCGCTTTACGTCGGCAGGGACACCGGGTGATTTTAGTCTCTTCTGGGGCCGTGGGCATTGGTTGTGCCCGCTTGGGTCTGCGGGAAAGACCGAAAACCATTGTCGGCAAACAAGCGATCGCTGCGGTGGGACAAGGGCGACTGATGCGAGTTTATGATGATTTGTTCACATTGCAACAACAGGCGATCGCGCAAATTCTCCTCACCCGTAACGACCTGGTACAACGGCGCCGCTATCTCAACGCTTCCAATACCCTCAAAGAACTGCTGCGTCTCGAAGTCATTCCCGTGGTCAACGAAAATGACACCGTAGCCGTTGAAGAACTCAAATTTGGCGACAATGACACCCTTTCCGCAATGGTCGCCAGTTTAGTTGAAGCCGATTGGCTATTTTTATTGACCGATGTAGATCAACTCTACTCCGCAGACCCGCGCAGCAACCCCAACGCCCAACCGATCTCCCTGGTGCAAAGTCTCGACGAACTCAAAGAATTACAAGTGGAAACTGGGGGGGCTGGGAGTAACTGGGGCACGGGCGGTATGGCCACGAAAATTCAAGCCGCCCGCATTGCCACCAGTGCTGGAGTCCGCACCGTGATTATGTCCTCTGCGGTTCCCGGCAATATCTCCAAAGTCTTAGCCGGAGAAAGCATTGGCACTCAATTTGCCCCCCAACTGCATACCAATAATGCTCGCAAACGCTGGATTGCTTATGGATTAATTCCCAATGGCAAATTGTATTTAGATTCCGGGGCAATTAAAGCAATTTGCGATCGCGGTAAATCTTTGTTAGCCGCTGGAATTACTCAAATTGAAGGAGATTTTCAAGCATCCGATGCTGTGGTACTATGTGAAGCAGAAGGAAAAGAAGTCGCCAGAGGACTGGTTAACTATAGTAGTGTTGAACTCCAAAAAATTCGGGGCTGTAAATCAGAAGCAATTCCGGAGATTTTAGGGTATGTGGGTGCAGAAACCATCATTCACCGCGATAACTTAGTCTTGATTTAA